The proteins below are encoded in one region of Apium graveolens cultivar Ventura chromosome 4, ASM990537v1, whole genome shotgun sequence:
- the LOC141718148 gene encoding cytochrome P450 CYP736A12-like: protein MTLSWAFSFLFLVLGAAFWWILDTRQRKLLPPGPRGLPIVGSLLSLGSLPHRTFHELSKKYGPIMSLRMGSVPAIVVSSPEAAQLFLKTHDSVFAARPQMEAVAHMSYGNNGISFTNGTYWRHVRKFVVQELLAPAKVNSFRGMRRDEVGLVVEDIKKAAVAGEVVNVSDKVGGLIENMTFRFLLGRSKDDRFDLKGIMTEAFTLAGQFNLADFVPSLKPLDLQGLSRKYEATSKKLDAMLELIIEEHEQNLNNGTLKNNRDIVDEMISLSRNNASINHQELAKLIDRPSIKSIMIDIITAAIDTSFTSIEWILTELMRHPGAMKKCQEELTSIVGLDRMVEETDLPKLEYLYMVIREGMRLHPIVPLLGPHEAKEDIVVNGYHIPQKSRIIVNAWAIARDSKVWGDNALEFIPERFSESKIDLRGRDFELLPFGSGRRGCPGMQLGLLSVQLVLAQLLHCFDWELPHGKSAEDLDMTEQFGLTIPRIEHLLLVPKIRI, encoded by the exons ATGACACTTTCCTGGGCTTTTTCATTTCTGTTCCTGGTCCTTGGAGCTGCATTCTGGTGGATACTCGACACCAGGCAGCGTAAGCTACTGCCACCAGGCCCGAGAGGATTACCGATTGTTGGTAGCCTTTTAAGTTTGGGCAGCCTTCCCCACCGCACCTTCCATGAGTTGTCCAAGAAGTATGGTCCTATAATGTCTTTACGCATGGGTTCGGTGCCAGCTATAGTTGTCTCGTCTCCTGAGGCTGCTCAACTTTTCCTTAAAACTCATGACAGTGTTTTTGCAGCACGACCACAAATGGAGGCTGTTGCACATATGTCATATGGTAACAATGGCATTAGTTTTACCAATGGTACGTACTGGAGGCATGTGAGAAAATTTGTTGTACAAGAGCTTTTAGCTCCCGCAAAAGTTAATTCTTTTCGAGGGATGAGAAGAGATGAGGTTGGCTTAGTCGTGGAGGACATTAAGAAAGCTGCCGTGGCTGGTGAGGTGGTGAATGTTAGTGATAAGGTAGGGGGTTTAATTGAGAACATGACGTTTAGGTTCCTTTTAGGACGAAGCAAAGATGATCGCTTTGATCTCAAGGGCATCATGACGGAAGCCTTTACTTTGGCTGGACAGTTTAATCTTGCTGACTTTGTGCCCTCCCTAAAGCCACTTGACCTTCAG GGATTGTCACGCAAATACGAGGCAACAAGCAAGAAACTTGATGCAATGTTGGAGCTAATTATTGAGGAGCATGAGCAAAATTTGAATAATGGCACTCTTAAGAATAATCGTGACATTGTCGATGAAATGATATCTTTATCTAGAAATAACGCTTCTATCAACCATCAAGAGCTAGCCAAACTGATTGACAGACCCAGTATCAAGTCCATCATGATCGATATCATTACAGCAGCAATTGACACCTCATTTACATCAATCGAATGGATACTAACAGAACTAATGAGACATCCAGGCGCAATGAAAAAATGTCAAGAGGAGCTAACTTCCATTGTTGGACTTGATAGAATGGTGGAGGAGACGGATTTGCCCAAACTAGAATATCTGTACATGGTTATTAGAGAAGGTATGAGACTACACCCTATTGTACCGTTACTTGGTCCCCATGAAGCTAAGGAGGATATTGTAGTTAATGGATATCATATCCCTCAGAAGTCACGAATTATTGTAAATGCATGGGCTATAGCACGAGATTCTAAGGTGTGGGGTGACAATGCTCTAGAATTCATTCCAGAGAGGTTTTCTGAGAGTAAAATAGACCTTCGAGGACGTGATTTTGAGCTCTTACCATTTGGTAGTGGTAGAAGAGGGTGTCCAGGTATGCAACTGGGGTTGCTCAGCGTTCAGCTAGTGTTGGCTCAGTTGCTACATTGTTTTGATTGGGAGTTACCGCACGGCAAATCTGCTGAAGACTTGGATATGACTGAGCAGTTTGGGCTAACTATTCCCCGAATCGAACACTTGCTCTTGGTGCCTAAGATTCGTATTTAA